TTGATGAGCAAGCCGGTCGCTATGCGGCACGGGCAGCAGTCCGTCTGTGTCAGAGTATTGCCGACACCGGCATCTACTCTTCAGCAGAAGTCGAGCAAGATATTCAAGATTTAAAAGAACTGTGGGCTGAAGCGGCTTTAGGCCCAAGTACGGAAACGATTGTTAAAGAAGCAGAACTTCGGGGTATTCCCTGGATGCCCCTGCCGGCCCGCTCAATGATCCAGCTCGGTTACGGGATTTACGGCAAACGCGCTCAGGCAACGCTGACCGATTTTAGCAGCATTCTAGGCGTGGAACTGGCTTGTGACAAAGAAGGGACGAAAACCCTGCTGCGCTCAGCCGGCGTGCCGGTGCCGAGGGGAACGGTTATCTATTATTTAGATGAGCTGGATGAAGCAATTGAGGAAGTCGGTGGCTTCCCCATCGTACTCAAACCCCTTGATGGCAACCACGGACGCGGCATTACGATAGATATCAACGACCGGGAACACGCGATAGAAGCCTATGACGCGGCGAGTGCGGCTTCTAAAACCCGTTCTGTGATCGTTGAGCGCTACTATACAGGCCGTGACCACCGGGTGCTGGTGGTGAATGGTAAGGTGGTGGCGGTGGCTGAACGAGTGCCGGCTCATGTCGTGGGAAATGGAAAGTCTACCATTGCAGAACTGATTGAGGAAACCAATCGCGATCCCAACCGGGGCGAGGGTCACGATAACGTTCTGACAAAAATTGTGGTGGATCGCAATAGCATGAAGCTGTTAGAGCAGAAAGGCCACAATCTCGATACGGTACTGCCCCCTGGGGAGATTTGTTATTTACGGGCAACCGCTAACCTGAGCACCGGCGGCATTGCGATTGACCGCACGGATGAAATTCACCCAGAAAATATTTGGATCGCCCAACGGGTAGCCAAAATTATTGGACTTGACATTGCCGGCATGGATGTTGTGACATCCGACATTTCTCGGCCTTTGCGAGACACCGATGGGGTGATTGTTGAGGTGAATGCCGCTCCGGGTTTCCGGATGCACGTTTGCCCCAGCCAGGGTTTGCCCCGGAATGTGGCAGCGCCGGTTTTGGATATGCTGTTTCCTCCCGGTACGCCTTGCCGGGTGCCGATTTTGGCAGTCACCGGCACGAATGGCAAAACCACGACCACACGCCTGCTGGCTCATATCTACAAGCAGACGGGTGCGACGGTAGGCTACACGACGACGGACGGCACCTACATCGGGGATTACCTGGTGGAAAAAGGCGACAATACCGGCCCTCAAAGTGCCAATCTGATTTTGCAAGATCCCACAGTTGAGGTAGCAGTGCTGGAAACGGCGCGGGGCGGGATTCTTCGCTCTGGGTTAGCGTTTGATAGCTCTGATGTCGGGGTGGTGTTAAATGTCTCGGCTGACCATTTGGGGCTTGGGGATATTAACACGATTGAGCAAATGGCTCATGTCAAGAGCGTCGTGGCTGAGTCGGTGATGCCTGCCGGTTATGCGGTGCTGAATGCGGACGATCCGCTGGTGGCGGCGATGGCGAAACGGGTGAAGGGAACAGTTGCTTATTTCTCCATGAACCCGGACAACCCCCTGCTGCGTGAGCATACCGGCAAGGGCGGTTTGGCGGCGGTTTATGAGAATGGCTATCTGTCGATTCTCAAGGGCGACTGGACGCTGCGAATTGAGCAGGCGGTGAATGTGCCTTTGACCTTGAAGGGGATGGCACCGTTCCAAATCGCCAATGCCCTGGCCGCTTGTCTAGCAGCTTACGCTCAAGGGGTGACGATTGATTGCATTCGCAAGGCGCTGGCGACGTTCCAAGCGTCGGTGAATCAAACGCCGGGACGGATGAATTTGTTTAATTTAAGCAGTTTTCACGCCCTGGTGGATTACGCTCACAATGCGGCAAGCTATGAGGCGTTGGGGGGTTTTGTCCGTAACTGGCCGGGTGAGCGAATTGGCGTTGTGGGAGGGCCGGGAGACCGCCGGGATGAGGATTTTGTGGCCCTTGGGAGACTAGCGGCAGAAATCTTTGACCGAATTGTGGTTAAGGAAGATGATGATACGCGGGGACGCCTGCGTGGAGATGCTTCTCGGTTGATTTGCGAGGGGATTGTGAAGGCAAAGCCGGATTGCCGGTATGAGTCGATTCTGGATGAAACAGAGGCAATTCAGACTGCGCTGGATCGGGCCACGAATGGCAGCTTGGTGGTGATTTTACCGGAAAGTGTGAGCCGTGCGATTCGCTTAATTGAAGCGCGTCGCCCAATTTCTGGCAATGGCGTCTCACCGGCTGCTTCGGCAATTTCGGGTGATGCAGATGGATTGGCTTCTTCTGGAATCAGGCCGATGTGAGTCAATCTGCCATAAAACTAGGGCCGGTTGGGTGCCGGCTCAATTAAAATCAAGCGTCCTCTTCTGAGGACTTTAGCGATTAGCCTGGGGTTCAAACCCTAGGCTAATATCTGGAAAACTGATTTTAATCCCATTAATTGGAATCAGACAATAAACCGACTTTTTAAATCTCCAGCTAATTCTCAGATTTTTGTTCCTTCTCCTCTACCTCTTCTTCAGGAGATTGCAATTCATCTTTAAACCCACGCAAAGTTTTACCAAGGGTGCGACCTAACTCTGGTATTTTCTTAGGGCCGAAAATGAGAACGGCGGCTAAGGCAATAATGCCCATTTCTGGCAATCCTAAACCAAACATATTAATCCCCTAACCTATTGTTCTACTATTATTATTCGCTCTATACACCGGCAGCTTTTCATTTCTTCGGCTGACAAGGCTTATCGCTGGCGACGCGGATGTAACCTAAAAGAGTGGAAACGATAACGCATCGCTTAACTTTACTATTATTTTGAGAGGTTAAGGTAATTTTTCCTAGCTGTCCGTTGGTATGGCCTTTATAGTTAAATTGAACTCGCCACGGGCCGGTTGATTTCTGCTTGGTATATAACGTGGTGTTAGCGGTATCGACTTTAACCCCTGGATATTCAATCGTTTGCCAATGGATACCCATTGGCGCGACTTCGCCGGCAGGCGGATCTGGGTGAACCGCCCACTGAACGTAAGATTTTCCATTAATCTCCACTTCCCGAAAGGTAGTTTGCCAGGTGCCTTTCTGCTGAGTGGAGCGGCTTTTGGCTTCGTGAATGGCGTTTAAAGCGGCACTTTGGGCGGCGTTAACTCGCAAACGCTCTAACCAGCCTAAAAAGCCGGCGGTTCCTAGCACCGCCAAGGCACCCATCATCATGACAACAACTAATAATTCTACCAATGTGTAGCCGGCAGTTGAGGAATTCAACTGTGGCTGTGGTTTATTTTGTTTAGAAATACAGCTCAACGGACGCACCCTTGAAAATACAAAGTAGATGTGTTTTTGTAGTTAGTTTTTTCTCGCTCACAGTAAGCCTGCATTTTGCGTGACTTACTGTGGAAAACTGCTGATGATACTGAGATAAAAAAAGCTAAAGGTGCCAACTGAGGCTTTTTTTGAAGTATGCCTAAAGTGTCCGTTATTTGTTGCAATTGCTATCTGTAGCGGTTGAAACAGCCCCTAAAAGGGTTTTAACAATCACGCAACGCTTGGGACCACCTTTTGTAGAAGTTAATGTTATTGTTACCGGCACGCCTAAATTCCCTTCCTTAACAACTTGACCTTTATGATCAAAGCGAACTCGCCATGTTGCAGAGTTAGAAACTAGGCTTGTATTCTCTGTATCTACCTGAATAAATGGTTGTTCAATAGTCTGCCAAGCGACGCCTGTGGGTACAAATGGGGGATTAGTGGCCGTAGCAGCAGAGTGAACTGCCCACTGAACAATTGGCTGTCCATCGGAGTTTGTTGTATTTTGAAAGCTGGCTTGCCAAGTAGTATTTTGCTGCCTAGCACGAATTTGGGCTTCACGTATCACATTTAAAGCCGTACTTTGAGCGGCGTTCACTCGCAGCCGAGTCATCCACCCCAGATAGCCGGCACTGCCAATAACTGCCAGAATCCCAACCATCATCACAACCATTAACAATTCCAGCAGAGTGAATCCTGCGGTTACACCCTCCAACTTTTGCCGTTGTTGCTTTCGATTTGCCAATAGGGAAGTCGTGAGTGTCATAATAGTTGTCAATAAAGAGAAGTCGGCTGTCTGTCAAATGTACTACGAGTCTTAACTTGAGCCTGTACGGTGGGTAAAAAACCCGTGTTATTGTATCCAGAGGCACCGGCTCGCTTGAATGCGTTACCGCGCAAATAGAGCTTTACTTCTTGACCTTGGCCGGCTTTCCAAGGACTCACGCAGGCGTAAAAGCTAGTAATTTTGTCCAGATCTGCTTCTGGGTAGGAAGGCTGGTATCGCAGATCTTTGTATAGCGTTGCTTGCTCTCCTTCAAGGCGGCAGGTTGGAGTTTTACCTGCTTGAGGATCATCGACTAAATCAACTAATACATCTTCATTGGCAGCCCTGAAAGTTGTTTGAGCTGGTGCTGGACTACAGCTTGCCGTCGCACAAGGCCATATCTTATACCCTCCAGTGCTTGGAGGTGTAAAATTTGGATCTTGTAGTTTTAAAGTTGAGAGTTCATCTGGGTCATACTGACGCAGTGCGTAGCGGGTAATTTGAGCTGGGCCATCCCATACTCCCCCGCTTGAAGGAGTTTTTCTCAAGAAGTAAATAACTAGCGTATAACTGCTGCGGCTGATCTGAAGATTTTTACACTCAGTTTGTCGGTTAGCCGCCACCCCTTGGCAATCTCCGTTGCTTTGGAGGCCCGGTAATTGTTGAGCAGGTTCAGGGTTATTGACATAAGGGACAGTCTCAAGTTTCCAAAACGCCAATATCGGCCTCTTGTCATCATCATTATCAGGAAATGAAGTGATTCTCCCGATCAAACCCGGACACTGCTCACCTTGCGCTGTTTGCCCTGTTATTAAGCACTGACCATCATATACAAACACTGCATCTTTTAGATCTGAACCGATGTAATCCACAGCGACACTCATATCTCGCTGAGTTTCGCTCATTGCTAATTCTTGTTGTTCTGTTCTTGAGAGTTGTACTACAAAATACAACAGCGCTGAGATTACTATCCAGCCCATTGCAACAGCAACCAACAGTTCAATTAATGTAAATCCTGCTGATTTATGCTGCCGGCGAAAAGTATGTTTAAAGTTTTTCTTAAGCATAGCTATTTAGTCAAACATTTGCTGATCAAGGTGTCCTGCCATTAGCCTTATTCATTGCAATTTACTGATTGCGCTGTTGTATCGGTTGAAATTTTCTTAATCAGTTCACAGTATCCTCGTCTAGAAATTCCTTTTTCTATATCACTACTAACAATGGGTGCGTAAAGAGTCACCAGAGGCAGACTTATTGACTTCGCGCCATCTGTCAAGCCTGAAGCTGTGTTTCGTTTGGGTGCTGGATGTAGCAAGCTAGGTTTGCGTTGTACAGCCGCTATCGTATAGACACGCACTCCCATTAAAAACGCAACATCTTTATAGTCATTAGAGTTCGTGCCAGTCAGCTGCAAAACATCAACGGGAGTAGCTGAGCGGAACGATTGGACTGCTAGATCCAACTCTCCATCATCGTTCGTATCTATGCCACACCAGTTCCTTAGCTCAGATGTACTCCCGCTCACATTCTGCTGCGGACAGTTGCCCTTTCCTTGATTGGGTGGCCCAATGTCGTCCAGCTCAAACTGTCCGGCTCCTCCTTGTGCCATCTTGGGGGGTAATGTTTTTCCATCAAAATTTCCTGCTTCTATCTGGAGGCGCACGCGATTAATTTCTGCTTGAGCTGCTTGTACAGCCTGCTCGGTTCTGTAGTTTTGTACGCGGGAGGCATAGGCAATCAGCAGCGCTGGTGTGATAGCAGAAACGATGACTGCTAGCACCATAATCCCTACGAGACACTCAAGCAGTGTTAGACCTTGTTCGGTGTTTTTTAGTTTAGCTGATTGCATTTTTAGCCTCCACAATTACCATCATTGGCACGGATAATTCACAGCGCGTCGCAGCATACAAATGTATGGATCATTGACTTCTGGCTCGCGATAGAATTCACTGCGTAACCTGTCAAGCGTCACCATCCGTTTTGACACAGGACCAGCCGGCTGATACTGTAGCCCCACATCATAACCCCAGCGTCGAGTAGGAGCTAAACGACTCCCTTGACCGCTAGCGCCACCTTCGACATAGTAGTTAGCTGCTTCTGAAGTCCCAGGAGCGGGATTTTGTGGCTCCCACGCATCTTGGTCATAGGGTGCCGTCGCGTAGTTGCTGAAGTTTAGCTGAACCATTGAGCCAGAAATACCTAGGGGGCACGGTTTGATACCTGCACATGATTGACCCCAGTATTCATTCAGTCGCGGGAAATTGTGGAAACCACCATTAGCTTGATTGGCTCGTGAAGCTACAACTCCACTGACGAGGACGGAATTCACTTGCGTAAACACTGCATTGTTTAATGCTCTATTTTTTGCGCTGAATAGTCGATACTCAGTGTAAGGGGTGTAATCCGTGGGATCATTTGAAGTTGTAGGTTTAGATTTGACTTCGCCGTTGCGGAAAATCTTAATCGGCCCGTTACAAGTTTGGGCATTCGCTCCAGTTCCAGTTTGGCGTATGTCGTAAGGATTTTCACAAACCCATTGCTGTGTAGTAGCGAGTGCATCCTTCCACATATTGCTGTTGCGATACGAAGAATTTTGATTGTTAGCGACATCAGGGGGGTTTGAGTTCAGAATTCCACTTTCAACCGTACCGTCATAGAAGTTACCAGAAAGAATGTTGATTGCATCCCCAATGATTTCTGTCACCCGCCACTCATCTTCATCGAAATTAGCAAAGTCGTTGTTTTTGTCTCCTCTGCTGTAAAAATTTGAGTACCTGCCATCGCTTCGTACTTGCAGACGTGTGTCAAATTCTTCAAGATTGTTAGTAGCAGTAGCCGAGGCACTGTCAGTATGCAGGTTGAAATGACCCATGATGTAAACAGGGTTATCTGAAACGAAGGTCATGCCACGCTGATTGTCCGCATCAGGTAACCCAATTCGTTTCAAATGCATCCCATTTCGCAAGCGGAAACCGTAAGGACGCCGATCCGGATCGGCATAGTAATCTACAGGTTTAGGGCTAATTCCTCGGTCAGATGAACTTAAACATTGAGGTAATTGATTGGCGGCAGTTGCCGGATCTAGCTGGCATAGCGGTGGATCTGCTGGTTCCCAAGGCCGCATAATGTTTGAAGCAGCCGGATTACCCGTAGTATTGGCCCAAGTGGTTTGGTAAGCGGCCCAATTGCTAAAGGCAGGTCTGGCAATTGCATCTTCCCGCACTGCATCTTCCCGGAAAGCATAGACAAGACCGCTTTTTGGTAGCCAAACATCACCCGTGCCTCTCTTCTCAGTTTTCCTGAGCAGGTCTAGATCAACATCCAAAACCCGCACATTCATCATTTCCCGTCCATCAAACATTCCCTTGTCTAAAAGAGCAATGCCTTTGCGTGCTTGAGCTGCGCTAGCGGAACGATCGGTTGCAAAGTCATTTATGATGTTGGCTGCTGGCGGCGTTGTTCCGCTTGCTGTTACTGTTGTGCGCGCCGGCAGACACGAGAAAGCTCTGGAGCAGTCGCCAGGGTTACTTAGGTCTCGTGGCAATAGAGCAATTTCTGACGGCTCAACAAACTCAAAATCAACGTTTGTATTAACGCCTGTATTGCCAAATATGTATGGATCGTTTATGTACGACGACACGACAGTAGACGTTTGCGTACCCTTACCCTTAAAGCCTCCTGTATCCCTAGGGAAAATGGAATGTAGAGAGGGGAATTTCGGCCTATCACCTCTTGCGGAGATGTCCCCCAGGTTCAAGGCGGGTAGAAGAACAGAAGTGTAAGTTCCTGTTGTAGTAAAACCTAACGTGCGATCACGCTCTACTTGATCCTTTGTATGCAGGAATTTAGCCCAAAAAGCCCGTTGTTGTGCTTCCTCATCATTTGGTGCCGCTAGTGCTGCTCGATCCAGTGCGCTCAGAATGTAGTCGGCAAGTTCTCCTTTGGCCTCTAATTCTGTTAAAGTTGCTGGTGGAATATCGCCTTTAATATCGCTGATCTCAGCTGCTAAACCTATATCCGTTAATTCATCGGTATTAGCATTAGCTGTCACATCGTATGCATCCAGAAAGCTAATATTGTAAGCCAACATTCCCAAGGTGCCGGCTGCTGTTTGGATGTTCGTTTTATCTGCAAGGCTGAGATCGTTGTAATTTCCAGTATCTAAAAGTCGAACACTTTCCCGCAGATTGGAAAAATTCCCCCACATCGTTAACAAGGGATAGGGATGAACCGTTCCATTTTCTTGCAGGGGTGGGAAAAACCCATCAGGATCTCCAGCAAACTGGGCTAGGTTTCTCAACGCCTTTCTGAGATCAGAGTTATCATTTGTAATCCCGGTAGCACTTGTATAGGCATTTTCAGTAGCAGGCGGTAGTGTCGGCACGCCCGGTAGCACACTGAACTCCCACCCATTTGTTCCATCGCCAGTGAAGAAGTTGGTAATAATTTCGTAACGTTCATTTCCAAACCTGCGATTAGTACCGAACAGAGACCTATACTGTGGCGTATTTTTTACAGTGAAGTCTGTTAAGGGTCTTCTAAAAGTTGTACTATTGCTTAGCGTGTTCTGGTTTCCTGGATGAGCCGTTGTGGCAACATAAGCAATCGGCCAATATCCACCCTCACTAATGTTGGCTGTACTTGCAGTATCGCCCTGGGTGTAATGATAAACAGCTGTTGATTGAACTGCCGCTAAGTTATCTCGCAAAGTGCGATATTGTCGAATTTCATTGCGCCGATCTGGCTCAGGATTAATAGCAGGATCGGGTGGGTAAAGGGGATCGAGATTATCTTCTTCTTCTACCCAGCCAAAGGTATTACCTAGTTCCAGCCGTTGCCCTACAATTAATCGCAAACCTTCATTACGAGCTCGCCGTTCCCAGTAACCATCTAAGCCGACATCATCTGGTAAATCTGCTGTTGGCGGTACATTATTAATTAAATTTAGACCTGTAGGGTTACTAGTAATGACTTTGCCGATCGTGTCGTATGATGGTGTTGATTTGCAGACCCGCTTTTCTTCACCATTCTCATCTATAACGAATTCTTGAATTTCTTTGCTGTAGCTTGGTTTAGGGCCAAATCGGTTATCAGCACGATAGGTATCATCAACGTAAGGAGCGCAATAAGTTTCCCCTGTCTGAACTCGAGGGTAGTTACCCCCCGCAGAACTTAATATCTCATTAGATGGGGCAACTTCAGCTTTATTCCAGCCTGCTCCTGCTTCTTTTCTCGATAGGGATACACCTCGCGTGTGCAGTGCTAGGGGGTCTGTTGAAATTGCAATCGGTATATCTGTGCTGCTATCCGGGCCAACAGAGTCTAAATTGCTTTCTAGGCGCAACCCATCATACGTGTTGACCTGTCCGGTAGGCGTCCACGCGTGAATTTGCACCCTGGGAATTGGGAATATCTTGTTATCTCGAACTCTGCCACTAACAAACTCTCCTTTCGCGACAATTGCGGAGTTCGATGAAGGATTGTAGAAACAAGAGTCTTGAGAGCTAATTGGGTAAGCCCGAAAGCGATTTTCGTTGTTGGTATTGCCTGTCGTGAATATACTCCCTTGAGAGTACATCGCACCGTTCCAGTTAAAGGGATCACCTGGGTAAACATCTAAATCGTACCTGAACCACGCGCCCCATTTGTTAGAGCGCGAAAAGCGGCGATCTTGCTGATATTGAAGGGTTGCCAGCGCTGAATTATTGGTAGGAAGGCCATCAGCTATCGTCTTAGGAACTGTAATGGCATAAACTTGAATGGCTTTGTAGACATTGGCTGTTCCTTGCTCAAACCACCCAGGTAAATTAGTTCCTCCCGCTCCCCTCGTACAATCTTCATTGTTCTTACCTTGTTGAGTGAGCACTGGACCATTACGAGTCACGAAATTATTAGCTTTGGCTGTGTCGTTATCCCCATCCTCTGGATATATGGAGACATCGCCTCGTTTGGCTCTAGCAAGGATGGCATAAATGGTGGTTGCATCCGCTTTGCCATCCCCGTTAGTATCGGTGTCATATTTCCAAGCAGCCGATCGCTCGCCTGCTGCAAAACCACTTAAACCAAGCTCGCTAGCCGAAACAGGTGTTTCATCCGGAAATTGATAAGGACTTTGAGTGGCTCCAGCACTAGCCTCTCTCGTTAGCAGCTTCTCTAAACTATCTTCAGGGGGAATATCAAGAGTCTGC
The Microcoleus sp. FACHB-672 DNA segment above includes these coding regions:
- the tatA gene encoding twin-arginine translocase TatA/TatE family subunit, whose translation is MFGLGLPEMGIIALAAVLIFGPKKIPELGRTLGKTLRGFKDELQSPEEEVEEKEQKSEN
- a CDS encoding prepilin-type N-terminal cleavage/methylation domain-containing protein, with translation MQSAKLKNTEQGLTLLECLVGIMVLAVIVSAITPALLIAYASRVQNYRTEQAVQAAQAEINRVRLQIEAGNFDGKTLPPKMAQGGAGQFELDDIGPPNQGKGNCPQQNVSGSTSELRNWCGIDTNDDGELDLAVQSFRSATPVDVLQLTGTNSNDYKDVAFLMGVRVYTIAAVQRKPSLLHPAPKRNTASGLTDGAKSISLPLVTLYAPIVSSDIEKGISRRGYCELIKKISTDTTAQSVNCNE
- the cphA gene encoding cyanophycin synthetase, whose protein sequence is MRILKIQTLRGPNYWSIRRQKLIVMRLDLEDLAEKPTSEIPGFYKGLTEALPSLVEHFCSPGCRGGFLQRVQEGTMMGHVVEHVALELQELAGMPSGFGRTRETGAPGVYQVVFEYLDEQAGRYAARAAVRLCQSIADTGIYSSAEVEQDIQDLKELWAEAALGPSTETIVKEAELRGIPWMPLPARSMIQLGYGIYGKRAQATLTDFSSILGVELACDKEGTKTLLRSAGVPVPRGTVIYYLDELDEAIEEVGGFPIVLKPLDGNHGRGITIDINDREHAIEAYDAASAASKTRSVIVERYYTGRDHRVLVVNGKVVAVAERVPAHVVGNGKSTIAELIEETNRDPNRGEGHDNVLTKIVVDRNSMKLLEQKGHNLDTVLPPGEICYLRATANLSTGGIAIDRTDEIHPENIWIAQRVAKIIGLDIAGMDVVTSDISRPLRDTDGVIVEVNAAPGFRMHVCPSQGLPRNVAAPVLDMLFPPGTPCRVPILAVTGTNGKTTTTRLLAHIYKQTGATVGYTTTDGTYIGDYLVEKGDNTGPQSANLILQDPTVEVAVLETARGGILRSGLAFDSSDVGVVLNVSADHLGLGDINTIEQMAHVKSVVAESVMPAGYAVLNADDPLVAAMAKRVKGTVAYFSMNPDNPLLREHTGKGGLAAVYENGYLSILKGDWTLRIEQAVNVPLTLKGMAPFQIANALAACLAAYAQGVTIDCIRKALATFQASVNQTPGRMNLFNLSSFHALVDYAHNAASYEALGGFVRNWPGERIGVVGGPGDRRDEDFVALGRLAAEIFDRIVVKEDDDTRGRLRGDASRLICEGIVKAKPDCRYESILDETEAIQTALDRATNGSLVVILPESVSRAIRLIEARRPISGNGVSPAASAISGDADGLASSGIRPM
- a CDS encoding type II secretion system protein, with translation MNSSTAGYTLVELLVVVMMMGALAVLGTAGFLGWLERLRVNAAQSAALNAIHEAKSRSTQQKGTWQTTFREVEINGKSYVQWAVHPDPPAGEVAPMGIHWQTIEYPGVKVDTANTTLYTKQKSTGPWRVQFNYKGHTNGQLGKITLTSQNNSKVKRCVIVSTLLGYIRVASDKPCQPKK
- a CDS encoding pilus assembly FimT family protein, coding for MTLTTSLLANRKQQRQKLEGVTAGFTLLELLMVVMMVGILAVIGSAGYLGWMTRLRVNAAQSTALNVIREAQIRARQQNTTWQASFQNTTNSDGQPIVQWAVHSAATATNPPFVPTGVAWQTIEQPFIQVDTENTSLVSNSATWRVRFDHKGQVVKEGNLGVPVTITLTSTKGGPKRCVIVKTLLGAVSTATDSNCNK
- a CDS encoding prepilin-type N-terminal cleavage/methylation domain-containing protein, which codes for MLKKNFKHTFRRQHKSAGFTLIELLVAVAMGWIVISALLYFVVQLSRTEQQELAMSETQRDMSVAVDYIGSDLKDAVFVYDGQCLITGQTAQGEQCPGLIGRITSFPDNDDDKRPILAFWKLETVPYVNNPEPAQQLPGLQSNGDCQGVAANRQTECKNLQISRSSYTLVIYFLRKTPSSGGVWDGPAQITRYALRQYDPDELSTLKLQDPNFTPPSTGGYKIWPCATASCSPAPAQTTFRAANEDVLVDLVDDPQAGKTPTCRLEGEQATLYKDLRYQPSYPEADLDKITSFYACVSPWKAGQGQEVKLYLRGNAFKRAGASGYNNTGFLPTVQAQVKTRSTFDRQPTSLY
- the hpsA gene encoding hormogonium polysaccharide biosynthesis protein HpsA, which translates into the protein MAKHKFNKTFARLLREIVKLFKTLTGQFTRWFLRTFLVAGRWGQRQGGFVLPTIALMLMVVALLVTAIMFRTFNRTTQVMGEVRQEQINNAATPAVERAKSKIEYLFSTDLQTLDIPPEDSLEKLLTREASAGATQSPYQFPDETPVSASELGLSGFAAGERSAAWKYDTDTNGDGKADATTIYAILARAKRGDVSIYPEDGDNDTAKANNFVTRNGPVLTQQGKNNEDCTRGAGGTNLPGWFEQGTANVYKAIQVYAITVPKTIADGLPTNNSALATLQYQQDRRFSRSNKWGAWFRYDLDVYPGDPFNWNGAMYSQGSIFTTGNTNNENRFRAYPISSQDSCFYNPSSNSAIVAKGEFVSGRVRDNKIFPIPRVQIHAWTPTGQVNTYDGLRLESNLDSVGPDSSTDIPIAISTDPLALHTRGVSLSRKEAGAGWNKAEVAPSNEILSSAGGNYPRVQTGETYCAPYVDDTYRADNRFGPKPSYSKEIQEFVIDENGEEKRVCKSTPSYDTIGKVITSNPTGLNLINNVPPTADLPDDVGLDGYWERRARNEGLRLIVGQRLELGNTFGWVEEEDNLDPLYPPDPAINPEPDRRNEIRQYRTLRDNLAAVQSTAVYHYTQGDTASTANISEGGYWPIAYVATTAHPGNQNTLSNSTTFRRPLTDFTVKNTPQYRSLFGTNRRFGNERYEIITNFFTGDGTNGWEFSVLPGVPTLPPATENAYTSATGITNDNSDLRKALRNLAQFAGDPDGFFPPLQENGTVHPYPLLTMWGNFSNLRESVRLLDTGNYNDLSLADKTNIQTAAGTLGMLAYNISFLDAYDVTANANTDELTDIGLAAEISDIKGDIPPATLTELEAKGELADYILSALDRAALAAPNDEEAQQRAFWAKFLHTKDQVERDRTLGFTTTGTYTSVLLPALNLGDISARGDRPKFPSLHSIFPRDTGGFKGKGTQTSTVVSSYINDPYIFGNTGVNTNVDFEFVEPSEIALLPRDLSNPGDCSRAFSCLPARTTVTASGTTPPAANIINDFATDRSASAAQARKGIALLDKGMFDGREMMNVRVLDVDLDLLRKTEKRGTGDVWLPKSGLVYAFREDAVREDAIARPAFSNWAAYQTTWANTTGNPAASNIMRPWEPADPPLCQLDPATAANQLPQCLSSSDRGISPKPVDYYADPDRRPYGFRLRNGMHLKRIGLPDADNQRGMTFVSDNPVYIMGHFNLHTDSASATATNNLEEFDTRLQVRSDGRYSNFYSRGDKNNDFANFDEDEWRVTEIIGDAINILSGNFYDGTVESGILNSNPPDVANNQNSSYRNSNMWKDALATTQQWVCENPYDIRQTGTGANAQTCNGPIKIFRNGEVKSKPTTSNDPTDYTPYTEYRLFSAKNRALNNAVFTQVNSVLVSGVVASRANQANGGFHNFPRLNEYWGQSCAGIKPCPLGISGSMVQLNFSNYATAPYDQDAWEPQNPAPGTSEAANYYVEGGASGQGSRLAPTRRWGYDVGLQYQPAGPVSKRMVTLDRLRSEFYREPEVNDPYICMLRRAVNYPCQ